A window of Primulina huaijiensis isolate GDHJ02 unplaced genomic scaffold, ASM1229523v2 scaffold208202, whole genome shotgun sequence contains these coding sequences:
- the LOC140966893 gene encoding transcription factor IBH1-like 1 → MKERMQNSSLKQEFLKNWIKGLQLHTNFNKNTTILERRKAIKLSADIAIASTRNSTTRWSRALISDASRDGSNKTLIEKISGREAPRKDSFGLIRCSKKIMKRSRVTRQIRARKAVLPSVVGASLIEKKLVKSRTRALKRLVPGGEDMDEISLIKETIDYIVSLRVQVDVMGRMASVADRLIPFKSL, encoded by the coding sequence AATGCAAAATTCATCGCTAAAACAAGAATTCCTCAAGAACTGGATAAAGGGTCTCCAGCTACACACCAACTTCAACAAGAACACGACCATTTTGGAAAGAAGAAAGGCCATAAAACTCTCGGCAGACATAGCCATCGCTTCAACCAGAAACTCGACTACCCGGTGGAGCCGCGCACTGATCTCCGATGCTTCCAGGGATGGATCTAACAAAACCCTAATCGAGAAAATATCAGGTCGTGAAGCACCACGCAAAGACTCGTTTGGTTTGATCAGATGCAGCAAGAAAATCATGAAACGAAGCCGTGTCACTCGTCAGATCAGAGCAAGGAAAGCCGTGCTTCCGAGTGTCGTCGGAGCTAGTTTAATCGAAAAGAAACTGGTGAAAAGCAGAACCCGTGCTCTGAAAAGGCTCGTGCCTGGTGGAGAAGACATGGATGAAATCTCTTTGATCAAAGAGACCATAGATTACATCGTTTCGCTTCGGGTTCAGGTTGATGTAATGGGGCGCATGGCTAGTGTTGCTGATCGATTAATCCCCTTTAAAAGTTTATAA